Within Sphingomonas piscis, the genomic segment GCCAGAATGCAGCCGACCGGCCGGTCGCGTGAACACCGCAGTGCGGCTCCGATTCGATGATCGCCGTCCGTCTTTGACCGGCAATCATCGCTCCAAGGCTCGCGCCCGCGATGCCGCCGCCGACAATGATGACGTCGAAGCTGCTCATCTTCCTGCGCGGTTACGAATTGGAAAGGCCGGCAGTCTAGAGCCAACATCATGATAAACGTCGGATTCACCGATATTCTGCTCGGCGCCCTTGCGGTGCTCATGCTGACGGCAGCAGTCACGGACCTGCGCCGGCGCAAGATCCCGAACTGGCTGGTCCTCACGATAGGCGTCATGGCGCCACTGTTTTGGTGGTCCCTCCAGCTGCCGATCTATCCCGATGTCGCGCTTCGCGCAGGCACCGGACTGCTGGTCTTTTTGGCATTGTTCGGCCTGTTTTGCGTTGGCGGCATGGGCGGCGGCGACGTAAAGCTCGCTACTGCCATCGCGTTGTGGTTCCCGCCGCAGGTCACCTTGCTGTTTTTGCTCGTGATGTCGCTGGCGGGCGCCGTGGTCAGCACCGCGGCGTGGGTTCACCATTCCAAGATCATGCGCCGCCAGGGTCGAACCGTCGTTCCGTACGGCGTCGCCATCGCATTCGCGGGCCTTCTGATTCTCGCCCAACGATATCTTAACCAATTTGCCTGATCAGTGTGACTGAAGACGGGGCCCTATAGGGGAGGCGACAAACGCCATGGACGTGAAAAAAGTAATGCTGCTGGTTGGGGCGCTGGTGATTGCAGCGGTCACGGCCATCATGGCGAAGAACATGTTTGCCGGCGCCGGTGCCGAACAGGCAGCGGCCGCGCCGGTGCCACAGGGCCCGAAGGTACTCGTTGCCAAGCGGGCCCTGCCCGTCGGCACGATCATCGACCAGGAAAGCCTCGCCTTTCAGCCCTGGCCGCAAGAGCTGGTGCAAAGCGCCTATTATCTTGAGGGCGCCCCTGAATCCGATCTCACCAAGCTGATCGGCACCGTGGTGCGCAATCCGATCACGGCGGGACAGCCCGTCACTCGCGGCGCCCTGGTCGGCCCGGAGGATCGCGGGTTCCTTGCCGCGGCACTTGCCCCGGGGATGCGTGCGATCACCGTTCCCGTGAACGTCATCGGCGGCGTCGCCGGCTTTGTCTTCCCGGGCGACCGGGTGGACCTGATGCTGACCCAGTCGATCAACAATGGCGACGGTCCCGCACTCAATGTTTCGGAAACGGTCGTGCGCAACCTCAGGGTTCTCGCAACCGACCAGCGTGTCGACAGCAAGGACGAGCAGGGCAAAACCGTTGTTCGCACTTTCTCCAACGTTACGCTCGAGGTCACCCCGCGGATCGCGGAGAAGGTCGTCGTCGCCCAGACGGTTGGCAATCTCTCCCTGTCGCTTCGTTCCATTGCCGATAATGCTTCGGAGCTGGACCGTGCGGTCGCATCCGGTGAGGTCAAGGTGCCGCAGGGCGCCAACCCGGCTCAGGAAAAGAAGATCCTGAAGGCTGCGGCCGGTCGCCCCCTCGACTCCAACACGACCTTCTCGACCGGCGGCGACGTCTCCCGCTTTCAGCGGCGGACCGTGCCGCTCCGTCCCGAGGAGCGCCAGGCGCAGATCAATCGTGAACTCGCCGCGGCGGGCAAGGCGGTCAGCGCCGCGGCCGCCCGCTCGATGGGTCCGACCGTACGCATTTCTCGCGGCAACAATGTCACCGTCGTTCCGGTGGGAGTTCGCTAAAATGAAGACCTTGACCATTCTTAACCGGGCACGTCTCGGAACGGCGGCGATCGCCCTGGCCACGGCGCTTGGTGCGGTCGGCCCGGTCGCCCCCGCGACTGCCCAGTCAACCACCGCCAAGCCCGCTGAAACGCTGAACCTCAGCCAGGGAGCGGGCACGCTCGTCCGCCTGTCGGAGCCGATGACCGACGTGTTCGTCGCCAACGACGGCGTTGCCGACGTCCAGGTCAAATCGTCCACCCAGCTCTACGTGTTCGGCAAGGGGCGCGGTGAAACCACCATCTACGCGACCACGAAGTCGGGACGAACCATCTATGCCGCCACCGTGCGGGTCGGAAACAATCTGGGTTCCGTTGACGAGATGCTTCGTCTGGCAATGCCGGAAGCGGACGTCCGCGTGACGCCGATGAACAATTTGCTGCTGCTGACAGGCACGGTCGCCTCTCCCGACGACGTCGCCGAGGCGCAGCGCCTCGTCCAGGCCTACATCGGCGAAGGAACTCAAATCGTCAGCCGGATCAAGTCGGCGACGCCGCTGCAGGTCATGCTGAAGGTCCGCATCGCGGAAGTGAGCCGGTCGGCACTGAAGAATATCGGCGTAAACATACTGAACAGGGACACCGCATCTCAAAATGGTACCCTGATGGGTATTGGCCGCGGGGACCCCGGCACCATCAACGTCGTCAAGGGGCCTGCAGACCCGGTCACCGGCGTACAGCCGGAGACGGTCATCGGAGCAACCTTCAAGAACCTGACAGGTGGCACCACGCTCGGCATTTTCCGCCACATGTTCGGCATGGACATCTTGGGCACTCTGGACCTGCTGCAAACCGATGGTTTCGCAACAACGCTGGCCGAGCCTTCGCTGTCCGCACTTTCCGGAGAAACGGCGAGCTTCCTCGCAGGCGGTGAATTCCCGATTCCTGTGTCGCAGGGAAATGACGCCATCTCGATCGAGTATAAGCAATATGGCGTCGGACTTGCGTTTACGCCCTTCGTACTCGCCGATGGACGCATCTCGATGCGGGTGCGCCCCGAAGTAAGCGAGATCAGCGACGCCAATTCCGTCAGGCTGAACGGCTTCGTCGTTCCCGCCATGACAACGCGGCGTGCCGAGACGACTGTGGAACTTGGATCCGGCCAGTCGTTCATGCTTGCAGGACTGCTCCAAAATCGGAACAGCAACAGCATCGAGCGGGCGCCTTTCCTCGGCGACCTTCCGATCCTCGGCGCCCTGTTTCGCTCATCCGGTTATCGCCGGAGCGAGACGGAACTCGTCATTGTCGTCACGCCATATCTGGTCCGGCCCGTTTCCGGCCAGCTCGCCTTGCCGACCGACGGATACCGGAACCCGACCGACCCCGAACTGATGTTGGAAGGCAAACTCTACCAGGGCAAGAGTGGGGCGGCGTTGCCAGCCAACGCCCCCGCTCCTGGTTTGTCGGGTGCCGCCGCCAGCACTGCCGCGCCCGGGTTCAAGCTGTGACCCGCCGCCCTTCGATCAAGAGGATCGCCATGACTCGCAAGCCCGCCATTCTCATCATGACAGCAGCGCTGGCCGCGTGCGGCCATACAGCACAGGACTTGCCGGACCGCGGCATGGCTGCAGTCAACGTGCCGGTGGTCAGCCGCACCGACTTCACCTTTGATGCGGCGGCGCCGGGCGGATCGCTGCCGCCCAGCGAAGCCGCGCGCCTCGATGGCTGGTTCCAAGGCCTGTCCGTTGGATATGGCGACAACATCTACCTCGATGGCCCTTATGCCGATGCGGCGCGAAATGAAGTGGCCGGCGTTGCTGCCCGCTACGGCCTCTTGGTTGCTCCGGGGGCACCCGTCACCCAGGGCGCGGTGCCAGACGGCGTCGTGCGAGTTGTTGTCACCCGCAGCCGGGCCTTCGTTCCCGATTGCCCGGACTGGAGCCGCGCGCGCGACCTGAACTATAACAATCGTTCGCATCCGAACTACGGCTGCGCGGTGAATTCAAATCTCGCCGCGATGATCGCCAACCCCGACGATCTCGTCCACGGCCGCGCTGGTGAAGTTAACGTCGATCCGAAGCTCGGTACCAAGGCGGTGGATGCCTACCGGAACAAGGTCCTGAGCGGCATCAGCGGGACCGTTCAAGCTACCGGCAGCAAGGGAAACTAAGAGTATGAACGCTCCATTTCAGGCACGCGCCGGCTTGCGTGATCCGTTCAGCGCCTTTGTCTGCGACGACGCGACAGCGGACATGCTGCGTCCGGTGGCGGTCGAGCACGGCTGGTCGCCCGAAAAGGTCAACAAGGGCGGCCTTCGCAATGCCGTTCAGTCCCTGTCCGTGTCCGCCAGTCCGAACATCTTGTTCGTTGATCTGTCGGAATCAGCGGATCCACTGAACGACATCAATGCGCTTGCCGAAGTCTGTGAGCCCGGGACGATCGTGATTGCAGCGGGCCAGGTGAACGACGTCCGCCTGTACCGCGACCTGGTCGCCAGTGGGATCCACGACTATCTACTGAAGCCGTTCACGGTCGATCAGCTGCGCGACACGTTCGCTCACGCCCAAATGGTCCTCTCCGGACCGCGCGGCGAAGCACAGGTCGACCGCCCGCATGTCATGGCAGCGGTGATCGGCGTCCGCGGTGGAGTCGGCGCGTCGACGATTGCGACATCGCTCGCGTGGCTGCTCGGTGAAAAGGCCGGCCGCTCGACGGCGCTGCTCGACCTTGACGTCCATTTCGGCACCGGCGCGTTGGCGCTCGACCTGGAGCCTGGCCGCGGTCTGACCGACGCCATCGAAAATCCGAGCCGCATCGACGGCTTGTTCATCGAACGTGCCATGGTCCGCGCCAACGAGCGGCTGTCCGTCCTCTCGGCGGAAGCGCCAATTCATCAGCCGCTGGTTACGGACGGCACGGCATTTTTTCAGCTGCAGGAAGAAATGCGCAACGCGTTCGAATCCACCGTGCTCGATCTGCCGCGCCACATGCTGATCCAGTATCCGCACATGGTTCACGATGCCCATGTTGCCGTGGTTGTCTCCGAACTGACGCTTGCCGGAACCCGGGACACGATCCGGATTCTCGCTTGGCTGAAGGCAAATGCGCCGCAAACCAAGGTGATCGTCGTTGCTAACGGCGTACCGTCCGGCGGAGCGCTGGAGATCAGCCGCAAGGATTTCGAGCAATCGATCGAGCGGCCCGTGGACGTCATCTTCCCGTTCGACAGCAAGCTTGCAGCGCAAGCCGCAAAGCTTGGCAAGCCGGTCGCCGAAGTCGCCAGCGGCAAGGCGTCAGCGCCTTTCGCCACTCTCTCGTCGATGGTTCTCAGCCATGCGACCGAGGAGAGTGCAACCGACACGGCCAAGGTCGCAAAGAAGGGCGTGGTCGATAGCCTGAAGTCGATGTTGTCGAAGCCCAAGCCCGCTGCTGCGTAGGAGCTTTGAGCGGCGGCAATGCCGCATGGGTGTAGGTAGGAAATGGACGGTCGAGAATGATGCTGCCGATGATCTTTGCATTGCTCGTCATGGGCGTCCTGTTCCTGCTTTATACGGCATTGAGCGGGCCTTCCCCGGCGAAGGCCGTCAAGCGGCGGATGGAGCTGATCCGGGAACGGCATAACGACAGCCCGCTCGCGGCCAATGCGCAGGCGCAAATCCGAAAATTGTTCGCTCAGCGGGCGGGCCGGTTTGAAGGTGTCGCCTCGACCCTGATTCCGCGGCCCGCATTGCTGCGCCGCCGCCTGGAAATGACCGGCAAGGACATCACGCTGAGCAAATACGGGCTGATCACCCTCGTCGCCGTTGCCGTCGTTGCCATTCTCTTGATGTTCAGGGGCGCGCCGTTCTTCCTGGCGCTGTTCGCCGGTCTGTTCATCGGCATCGGCGCGCCGCACATGGCGATCGGCTTCATGATCAAGAAGCGTCTCAACAAATTCAACGTCAATTTCCCTGATGCCATCGAGCTGATGGTGCGCGGCCTCCGCTCGGGTCTTCCGATCACGGAAACCCTGACGATTGTCGCTGGCGAGATCAGCGGCCCGGTCGGTGTCGAGTTCCGCGCCGTTGCCGACAAGATGAAGATCGGCCGGACGATGGAAGCCGCGCTTCAGGAAACCGCCGACCGCCTCGGTACGCCGGAGTTCCAATTCTTCGTCATCACCCTGGCGATCCAGCGCGAGACCGGCGGCAACCTTGCCGAGACCCTCTCTAACCTGGCCGATGTTCTTCGCAAGCGCGCGCAGATGAAGCTGAAAATCCGCGCTATGAGCTCGGAATCGAAGGCTTCCGCCTACATCGTCGGGTCGCTTCCGTTCGTCGTCTTCACCTTGGTCTACCTGGTGAACCCGACCTACATGATGAACTTCTTCGTGGATCAGCGCCTGATCGTGGCCGGCATCGGCGGCCTCATCTGGATGAGCATCGGCGTGTTCATCATGGCCAAGATGGTCAACTTCGAGATTTAGGGGCGGAACCATGAATCCACAGGCATCCGGCCCGACCCTCCTCGGCATCGACGTCATCTGGGTTGCAACCCTGCTGAGCGCGGTTGCTGCCATGGCGGTCATGCTCGCCATCTACGCGGCGACGACTGTCAAGGATCCGATGGCTCGCCGGGTCAAGGCGCTGAACGACCGCCGCGAGCAGCTGAAGGCCGGCATCGTCGCCTCGACGAACAAGCGCAAGAAGCTGACCAACAAGAACCAGGCGGCCGACCGCGTCCGCTCGCTGCTGACCAGCTTCAAGATGGTTCAGGATGACCAGCTGAAAAGGACGCAGCTGCGCCTGATGCAGGCCGGCATCCGCGCCAAGGACCTGGCCTTCTTCATCATCCTTGCGCGGTTCGTCATGCCTGTGGTGATGGGCGTTGTCGGCGTCCTCGTGCTCTACGTCATGGACATGTTCCCGGCCTGGTCGCCCCTCCGCCGCTACATCACGCTCGCCGGTATGCTCGTGTTCGCCTACAAGGCGCCTGACATCTGGCTCACCAACAAGGTCAAGAAGCGCAGCGACGCCGTGCGCAAAGGTCTGCCGGATGCGCTCGACCTGCTCGTCATCTGCGCCGAAGCCGGCCTTACCGTCGACGCCGCTTTCAACCGCGTGTCGAAGGAACTGGGTAAGGCCTATCCGGAACTCGGCGACGAATTCGGATTGACCGCCATCGAGCTCGGCTTCCTTAACGAGCGCCGTCAGGCGTTCGAGAACCTGGCCGACCGCGTCGACCTCGAGGCGGTCCGCGGCGTGGTTACGACCATGATCCAGACGGAGAAATATGGTACGCCGCTGGCCTCTGCCCTTCGCGTTCTCTCCGCCGAGTTCCGCAACGACCGCATGATGCGGGCGGAGGAAAAGGCGGCGCGCTTGCCGGCGATCATGACCGTTCCGCTGATCCTGTTCATCCTGCCGACCCTGTTCGTCGTCATCCTGGGCCCGGCGGCCTGCTCGATCAGCGACAACTTTATCAGCAAGTAGAGCCAGCGGCTGCGATCCTGTGGGGGGAACGCAGCCGCACCTCCAAGCGTATCGCATCCGAACCAATCAAGAGGATGCGCGATGACCACCATCAACTGGACGGACCCGAACGTCCTCATCGTACTCGGCCTGGTCTTCCTCCTCGGCCTGCTGATCGGTGCCTTCATGACCGCCGGCGGGCGCCGCAAATGGAAGGGCCGCTACCGCGAGGAGAGCGTCCGCCGCGAGCAGCTGGAGCGTGAGCACAACCGCCATCAGGAAGAGTGGGCGACCAAGGAGAAGGATTGGCGCGAACGGGACAGCCTGCGCGACGCGGCCATCCGCAGCAACCGCGACCCCGCGACCGACCGGCCACTGTAGAACTCCTTCTCCCGCTAACGGGAGAAGGAACTAACCCTCGATTTTCGAAAAGTCCGCCACCCCATTCACAGCATCGCGGAAGCGCAGCAGCAGGTTGAGCCGTCGCTCGCGCTTGGCAGCGTCAGTATCGTTGACCGTCACTTTGTCGAAGAAGGCATCGATCGGCCCGCGGAGCTTGGCGAGCGCCGTCATCGCGGCGGTAAAATCCTCCCGCTCGACGGCGTCCCTGGCTTCAGGCTCGCTCGCATCCAGCGCGGCGAGCAGCGCCTGCTCCTCCGGCAAGTCGGCACCCGCATGTCCCGAGGCCATCTCTCCGATCGCCTCCGCCATGCCTGGTTCCTCCACCAGCACCAGCGGATCTTCCTCACCGGTCTGAGCAATCCCCTGCTCTTCTCGCGACGACATCACCTGCGGCCCGGTCCAATCCTCCTTCTTGAGGATGTTGGCAGCGCGCTTGTAGGCCGCGTGAAGATCACGACCTTCGGCCGTCTCAACGAACGCCTGCAACGCCTTAACCCGGGCAAGAAGTTCAACCAGATCGTCGTTCGCGTCTACCGTTGCACCGTTGTCTGAGCCCGTCGCAAAAATCGCGTCAATAATGTCATGCCTTACGCCTGCATCTCGCTGTTGAACCTTCAAGCGTTCAGCAATGAACATTCCAAGGTGGCCGCCAGAGAGAACTTCCGACAAATTACTCCCATGCAAATCGCCGTATAATCCCACAGGCTTCAGACGCAGGTTGTTTTCCAGAACAAGCGAGATGGCACCCAGCATTGCGCGTCTGAGGGCGAAAGGATCTTTCGAACCCGTTGGCCTCATGTCGGCCGCAAAGAAATTGAAGACTGTGTCGAGCTTGTCCGCAAGGCTCACCGCCACCGTGACCGGCGCGGTCGGCACCTCATCGCCCTGCCCGACCGGCTTGTAATGATCACGCACGGCATCGGCGACCGCATTCGGCTCGCCCTGGGCGCGCGCCAGGTAGCCGCCGATGATACCCTGCAGCTCCGGGAATTCGCCGACCATTCCGGTGACGAGGTCCGCCTTGGCAAGCCGGGCTGCGCGCTCCGCCTGGTCCGGATCGGCACCTCGCACGACGCCCTGCTCAACCAGCCACCGCGCCAGCTTCGCGACCCGCTCCACCTTGTCCGCGACGGTGCCGAGCTTCTCGTGAAACACGATCTGCGACAGCTTCTTGGCCTGTTCTTCCAGCGGGACCTTGAGGTCCTGCTCCCAGAAGAAGCGTGCATCGCTCAGGCGCGCCGCGAGCACGCGGCGGTTGCCTTCGACGATCCGCTCTCCGCCATCGGTGGCGTCGATGTTGGCGGTGCAGACGAACGCCGGGGCCAAGCCCCCATCCGCGTGGGTACAGGCAAAATACTTCTGGTTGGTGCGCATGGTGAGCACGATCACTTCGCGCGGCACGTCCAGGAACTCCGGATCGAATCTGCCAAGCAGTGGCACGGGCCATTCGGTCAGCCCGGCATTCTCGACTACCAAGCCTTCGTCGTCGAGCAGCCTCAATCCGGCCGCTTCCGCCGCTGCGGCCGCACCTTCGCGAACGATGCGCTCCCGCTCCTCATGATCGACGATCACGTGGCACGCGCGCAGCTTCTCGATGTAATCGGATGCACCGTCGACGGTGATCGGCCCCGGATGGTGGAACCGATGCCCAGTGGTAGTCGCGCTACTCGCAACTCCGGCAAACTCGAGCGGAATGACCTCGTCGCCAAGAATAGCGACGATGCCCTGCAAAGGACGGACCCAGCGCGTCCCGCCGCTGCCCCAGCGCATCGACTTGGGCCACGGGAAATCCGCGAGAACGCGGCCAAGCACGTCCTGAATAACCGCGGAGGCATCCTGCCCCGGCTTGTCGATTACCGCGAACCAGACGCCGCCGCGTTCCTCCAGCTGATCCTGCGACAGCCCTGTCTTGCGCAGAAATCCTTCCAGCGCCTGCGGCGGCGCCGAGGTGCGCGGACCTTTCAGCTCCTCGCGGACAGCCTCCGTATGTTCAGCGATCTCTCGCGCGATCAGCACCAGCCGGCGCGGCGTCGAGAATGCATCGATGGCGCCGTGGTCAAGGCCCGCGGCATCCAGACCTTCGGCGAACATCCGCGAAAGGTCGTTCCGCGCCTTCGCCTGCATCCGCGCAGGAATCTCTTCGGAGAGAAGCTCAAGCAGGAAGTCGGCCATTACGCGGCATACCCCTTGGCTTCGATCCACGCGCCACATGCACCTTTCGCCAGATCGCGCACCCGGCCGATGTAAGCCTGCCGCTCAGCGACGGAGATCACGCCGCGCGCCTGAAGCGTGTTGAACACATGGCTAGCCTTGATCGCCTGCTCATAGGCGGCGATCGGTAGCTTCGCTTCCAGGCTCCGCTCGCACTCGGCGGCCGCCTTGCGAAAAGCGTCGAACAGGCTGTCCGTGTCCGCGACCTCGAAATTCCACTCCGACATCTGCTCTTCATTGTCGAGGAAGACGTCGCCGTAGGTCACGCCCTCATCGTTGAAACGAAGGTCGAAGACGTTGTCGACGCCCTGGATGTACATCGCGAGCCGCTCCAGGCCGTAGGTGAGCTCGCCCGACACCAGCTTGCACTCAAAGCCGCCGACCTGCTGGAAGTAGGTGAATTGCGTTACTTCCATCCCGTCGCACCAAACTTCCCAGCCCAGACCCCACGCCCCCAGCGTCGGGCTTTCCCAGTCGTCCTCGACGAAGCGGATGTCATGCTTCAGCGGGTCGATGCCGATCGCCGACAAGCTGCCGAGATAAAGGTTCTGCAGATTCGGCGGGCTCGGTTTTAAGATCACCTGATACTGGTAGTAGTGCCCCAGCCGGTTCGGGTTCTCGCCATAACGCCCGTCGGTGGGACGGCGGCAGGGTTGCACATAAGCGGCCTTCCACGGATCGGGCCCGAGCGCGCGCAGCACGGTCGCGGGGTGAAACGTCCCTGCGCCCATCTCCATGTCATAGGGTTGAAGCAGCACGCACCCTTGCGCGCTCCAGTAATTGTGCAGGGTCAGGATCAGGTCCTGGAAACTCAAAGACACGCCGGCGGCCCCTTTCGACGCGCGGCTTTGGCGCATGGCGGATGTTGGGGCAAGTGGTGCGCAAGTGGACGTTAAGGGGAAAGCGACTACATCCCTTTGACTGATCGCCGCGGAGTTTTTCCTAAACATGCTGACGTCTCTTCTACGCCGTGGGCTTGGCCTGCTTGGCCTGGCCGCCCTCGCCGGCTCTTCCGCTGCGCCCGCGCGGACCCATCAGGCTCGGCCCGCGCTATGGGAGGTCTCGGACGCGGACACCAAAATCTATCTGTTCGGCACAATCCACCTGCTGCCGTCGGACTACCAGTGGCGGACCCCCGCGCTGAACCGGGCGCTGAACTCCTCGCAGAGCCTCGTGGTCGAGACGATCGTGGACGAGAAGAACCCGCAGCCCTTCCTGCAAGCGATGGCAAGGCTCGGCTTCTCGCCGGGGCAGCCACCGATTGCCGACCGCGTCCCGGCCGCCAAGCGACCGCTCCTCGACGCGGCCATCCGCAAGACCGGTCAGCCGCGCCAGGCCTTTGACGCGATGGAGACCTGGGCCGCGGCTTTCACCCTGCTCAGCGTTCAGTTCAAGGAGCTTGGCGTCAGCGGTGCGGACGGCGTTGAAACGGTGCTGAAGCAAGAATTCAATCGGAATAGCCGCCCGATCGGGCAGCTCGAGGATATCGCGGAGCAGCTCAGTATCTTCGACGGCCTGCCCGAAGCGGACCAGCGCGCCTTCCTGGAGGGCGTGATCGAGGACCCGAAGGAGATGAAGAAGCAGTTCGGCGGCATGCTGAGTTCGTGGGTCCGCGGCGACGTCGAGGGCATTGCCCGCACCTTCAACCAAGACCTCTCCTCGTCTCCAGCGATGATGGATGCATTGATCCGCCGCCGCAACGGCAACTGGGCAAAATGGCTCGAGAACCGCCTGAAGAGCCCCGGGACGGTCACGGTAGCAGTGGGTGCCGGCCATCTCGCCGGCAAGGACAGCGTTATCTCCCTGCTTCAGCGCGAAGGCCTGCAGGTCCGTCGCATCCAGTAGGCTTGTTGCTGTTCTGTAACGAGAAAATTTCACTTACACGGCTTTCCGCTAGACAATCTTTAAGCTCTGTAGGAGCATCCTCCTCAGGTCATCGGGGCGGGGGTCGCGATGCATTCGAGGCACTGACGCGGGCTGTTCCGCGACCGGCGAAGCTTGCCCTGACGGCAACGGCGCCGCGCCGACGATGCTGCACTCCACCTTCTCGATGAGGGTGGGAGACTTGCATGGCGGGTGGGTTCTTCACGGCAATCGCGGCAGCGACCCTGGCGCTTGGGCAGCCGGCGACGACACGCCCGGCGATTGCCCACCCGGCCCTCTGGGCTGTTCAGGATGAAGACACCACCATCTACCTGTTCGGGACCTTTCACGCGCTTGACGAGCGCAGCGACTGGTTCCGCGACGACGTCCGTGCCGCCTTCACGATCTCCGACGAACTCGTGCTCGAAACCATGCTGCCGCGACTGGAGCGTACAGCACCGCTGGCGCCGCGAATCAGCATCGCGCCGAGCGCAAACTTCCTTGGCGCGGCCCGCATGGCGGTTCATGCCGGGCAGGATCGTGGCCTGGACGTGCGCAAGGGTGCCGACATGGTTCTCAGGCGCGCGGCCGATGACGCCGGCAAGCCTGTTCGCGCTCTTGAGACGGTCCAGTTCCAGCTCGGCATGCTCACCCGCATGGCAGGGCCGCGGACTCGGACCGGAGCACCGCTCGTGATGGATGATTTCGTCAGGGCGAAGATGGCGGGCATCATCACCGATATGCAGGGTGCCTGGGAAAGCGGCGACCAGCGCATCTTCACCGCAATGCTGGGCCAGATGCGGCAAACCTCCCCGGCAATTACCGCGCCATGTTTCCGGAGCGGAACGCCCGCTGGGCGGACTGGATCGTCGATCGGATGGCGGCGCCGGGTGTGGTGTTCGTGGCGGTCGGCGCGGCGCATTTTGCCGGCTCCGATAGCGTGCTCGCCAATTTGAAAGCCCAAGGACTGTCGCCAAGGCGCCTCAACTAGGCGCCGCGGCCCGTCCAACCTTGCTTCGTCGGCCCTTTTACCCTAGGGCGCACAGCTTGTCCGGCCATGGTCATCCCTGGAGGCGTGGCGGGCATCAAAAGAACCGGAGTATATACTGATGAGCGAACAGCTGACGCTGCCCGCCGAAGCGCGCGAACGGGCTGGCAAGGGAGCCTCCCGTGC encodes:
- the glyS gene encoding glycine--tRNA ligase subunit beta; protein product: MADFLLELLSEEIPARMQAKARNDLSRMFAEGLDAAGLDHGAIDAFSTPRRLVLIAREIAEHTEAVREELKGPRTSAPPQALEGFLRKTGLSQDQLEERGGVWFAVIDKPGQDASAVIQDVLGRVLADFPWPKSMRWGSGGTRWVRPLQGIVAILGDEVIPLEFAGVASSATTTGHRFHHPGPITVDGASDYIEKLRACHVIVDHEERERIVREGAAAAAEAAGLRLLDDEGLVVENAGLTEWPVPLLGRFDPEFLDVPREVIVLTMRTNQKYFACTHADGGLAPAFVCTANIDATDGGERIVEGNRRVLAARLSDARFFWEQDLKVPLEEQAKKLSQIVFHEKLGTVADKVERVAKLARWLVEQGVVRGADPDQAERAARLAKADLVTGMVGEFPELQGIIGGYLARAQGEPNAVADAVRDHYKPVGQGDEVPTAPVTVAVSLADKLDTVFNFFAADMRPTGSKDPFALRRAMLGAISLVLENNLRLKPVGLYGDLHGSNLSEVLSGGHLGMFIAERLKVQQRDAGVRHDIIDAIFATGSDNGATVDANDDLVELLARVKALQAFVETAEGRDLHAAYKRAANILKKEDWTGPQVMSSREEQGIAQTGEEDPLVLVEEPGMAEAIGEMASGHAGADLPEEQALLAALDASEPEARDAVEREDFTAAMTALAKLRGPIDAFFDKVTVNDTDAAKRERRLNLLLRFRDAVNGVADFSKIEG
- a CDS encoding glycine--tRNA ligase subunit alpha, with protein sequence MRQSRASKGAAGVSLSFQDLILTLHNYWSAQGCVLLQPYDMEMGAGTFHPATVLRALGPDPWKAAYVQPCRRPTDGRYGENPNRLGHYYQYQVILKPSPPNLQNLYLGSLSAIGIDPLKHDIRFVEDDWESPTLGAWGLGWEVWCDGMEVTQFTYFQQVGGFECKLVSGELTYGLERLAMYIQGVDNVFDLRFNDEGVTYGDVFLDNEEQMSEWNFEVADTDSLFDAFRKAAAECERSLEAKLPIAAYEQAIKASHVFNTLQARGVISVAERQAYIGRVRDLAKGACGAWIEAKGYAA
- a CDS encoding TraB/GumN family protein; this translates as MLTSLLRRGLGLLGLAALAGSSAAPARTHQARPALWEVSDADTKIYLFGTIHLLPSDYQWRTPALNRALNSSQSLVVETIVDEKNPQPFLQAMARLGFSPGQPPIADRVPAAKRPLLDAAIRKTGQPRQAFDAMETWAAAFTLLSVQFKELGVSGADGVETVLKQEFNRNSRPIGQLEDIAEQLSIFDGLPEADQRAFLEGVIEDPKEMKKQFGGMLSSWVRGDVEGIARTFNQDLSSSPAMMDALIRRRNGNWAKWLENRLKSPGTVTVAVGAGHLAGKDSVISLLQREGLQVRRIQ